From Salminus brasiliensis chromosome 12, fSalBra1.hap2, whole genome shotgun sequence:
tgctcctcaggtgccgcagcaatggctgcccaccactcagGGCATGTgttctcactgtccactgtctgtgtgtttgaccactgaccactactggtgtgtgtgtgtgtgtgtgtgtgttcactgcacggatgtcTTTTCCTGTCATTTCATGTCTTGCCTTGTCCTGTCCTGCcatttcatgtcatttcttgtCCTGTCCTGTCGTGTCCTGTCCtttcatgtcatttcttgtcctgtcctgtcctgtcgtGTCCTGTCCTTTCACGTCTTTTCTTGTCCTGTCATGTCTTGTCCTGTTATTTCACGTCATTTCTTGTCCTGTTCTGTCTTGTCCggtcatgtcatttcttgtcctgttctgtcctgtcctgtcatTTCGTGTCTTTTCTTGTCCTGTCCTGTCGTGTCTTGTCCTGTCATTTCATGTCTTTTCTTGTCCTGTTCTGTCTTGTCCGGTCATGTCTTTTCTTGTCCTGTcatgtcctgtcctgtcctgttaTTTCACGTCATTTCTTGTCCTGTTCTTTCTTGTCTggtcatgtcatttcttgtcctgttctgtcctgtcctgtcatTTCGTGTCTTTTCTTGTCCTGTCCTGTCTTGTCCTGTCATTTCATGTCTTTTCTTGTCCTGTCCTGCCATGTCATTTCTTGTCCTgttctgtcctgtcctgtcctgccatgtcatttcttgtcctgttctgtcctgtcctgtcctgccaTGTCATTTCTTGTCCTGTTCTGTCTTTTCCTGCCATGTCATTTCTTGtcctgtcttgtcttgtcttgtcttgtcttgtcttgtcatgTCTTGTCATGTCTTGTCATGTCTTGTCATGTCTTGTCATGTCTTGGTCCTGGTTTTTGATGGTTCCCAGCTAACTAACAACATCCTTACGATGTTCTCAGAACACCTTAGAAGGTTATAATAACCAGGGTCGCACCAACAGACATTTCAAAGACATCCTCCAGCTGTAACAGTAAACGTTTACAGGACGTAGCTTTTAATTCCAGATTACTCCTGCTGTTTAAAAAGGTACCACAGAATGAATGTACTGAGAGTTTCAGCTTATTCTGATGTGTAAATAGAAAGTGTGTGACTTCGGTTGGGGtaaaaaatgctcagattaAGTTTAACAGACCTATTTACCACCTGTTATTTCACctcaaaataaaacacacaaatttTCAGTTTATAATGAGCTCATAAATAATTTGATaaactctgattggctggttggtGGCCCTGTAGCAGCTCAAGAGGAGCCTCTGGTGGATCGTACAGCAAGCCTTAGCTTaggtttgtttttagcactgtaacaataaCACTGCAATTATTTTTCGTAAGTATTCCTTAATAAACAGCGCTGATATCCTGTCCTGCAGCTTTTTAAGTTGGTGAAGAGGTTgggggttagcttttagcctagcgcaGATACTTGTtcactttttttctatttttatgttatttgtGTTTACACCAGCGgcttattatagttattataaaTAACTAatttattaatgtagataattatttatatagactatatatttctttattatattaaatacatattttaataaataactagATTCATAAAATTAACTTGTTTCTTTTTTGCATATGAAATAACCTTTGATTGAGGGGTCCAGGGCCCCCAAGATGTTCAGAAGTGGTCCTTGCCTTTGCTCCAAAATGATCATACTAAACAAGAGTGAGGAGACTGAAGTCCGTACCATCCTGAACTCCTATAAGGTAAGCTTTGGTGTTGTTCTTCAAAGCCAGCTGCAGTTCCTGAGGACtataaatgagagagagagggagagggagagggagagagagagagagagagagagagagagagagagcattataATGCACTAAGACTCTGCCGTGAGAAAGTGTTTAAGCTGCAAAGGATGAAATACATGTGAACTTACTCTTTAATAAAGTCTCCCAGTCGAGCTCCGAGCCTGATGGTCACTTTCCTTTTAAACTCTGAGAAGAAGCAAAACACCTGAATGAGACCGTATTAACCCTGACCAGCCAAGGGCTACTACTGTCCTTTTTCTACACTATTCTGATTACCTActgcttccacccactggccactttattagaaacccctacctagtgcttccactcactggccactttattagaaacccctacctagtgcttctactcactggccactttattagaaacccccactttctgcttccactcactggccactttattagaaacccccactcttgtgcttccactcactggccactttattagaaacccctacctagtgcttccacccactggccactttattagaaacccccactttctgcttccactcactggccactttattagaaacccccactcttgtgcttccactcactggccactttattagaaacccccactcttgtgcttccactcactggccactttattagaaacccctaccttgtgcttccacccactggccactttattagaaacccccactcttgtgcttccactcactggcaacTTTATTGGAAACTACTAGGTTGAGAGTCGGTCCACCATCCAAAATATCCAGACAGGAGCGGTTCGGGCCTCTGATGAAAGACTAAAGAATGACTAACCCCAACGGTCCTCAACAGATGAGTTACAgtctctaactgaacactagaagggtggagctacaaggaaggggtttctgataaagtggccagggttTTGTCCAGTATGAGCTCAAAACATACCCAGAAACACAGGCTCTCTCTGATTGGCTTCTGCAGGACTCAGAATCCGTCCGTCAAGGAGATACTGATGAAGAATGATTGACAGACGGGCTTCGTTCAGCGTCTCCATGACAACAGACCTCACTGCCTTGTAGTTGGCAAACAGGTGGAGAGCggtgaagaggaagaagaggacgAAGGTCAACCTGAGGAGAGAGCAcataaacactgctgttccaacACAACATGAACAACTCTGACTAAGGAGAGGGTCACTTTATTAGCTCACATGGGATTATCAGTGACGAGCGGGATGAGCACCAGGCTGACCAGCAGTCCGGCCAGATTCACCAGAGTCTCCTGATGGACACAAATTAATTCATCAaaattaaattcagtaaaaaatacaaataacatcAGACTCAGTTGAATGTTCATTAGAGGCGAGAACAGGTGAGAACAGAAGTGTAGCATCGTAACCCTCCTGTTCTACTGTGGGTCAAACTGACCCGATTCAAAGTTCATCCATATTTTGAATCATTTGTGGGGCATGAGACCGTTCCTGCTGGGCTTCATTAGAGCACTGAACAAGTAAATGGAAAGTGACCCCCTCCAACAACGACAAACTGTATAAATGGATAGGGGTTAGATAAGGTTCAAATGGCTTGTCCCATAGCCATCAACTCAAAATGATgggaaaagaggaagagaggcGTCTGTGAGGCCAAAAATAATCTATAGGTGTTGAATGTGTTGAACTATGAGGGCAGTAAAGGCTAAAATTACAGTAAGTActgatttaattaataataattaagctAAGGTTAATATTTATGAAgaaattaatttataattaaaCATGCTGTTCAATATAACAAGAGGGTTAACTACCTGCTGGGTTAATAACCATCATATATTCACAATATTCTTATACAAGACCTAAGCGAGCAAGCaatcaataattaattaattgattgaaATTGCATCCATCAAAAGCACCAACCTGACTCCTGTCCTTGGCAGAAATGTCAGCCATATTGTTCCTGCCtagtgcttctactcactggccactttattagaaacccccactcttgtgcttccactcactggccactttattagaaacccccactcttgtgcttccactcactggccactttattagaaacccccactcttgtgcttccacccactggccactttattagaaacccctacattctGCTTCCAATAACTGATTGAAATTGCATCCATCAAAAGCACCAACCTGACTCCCGTCCTTGGCAGAAATGTCAGCCATATTGTTCCTGCGAGCTTGGTGAACGGTTAAAGCAGCCCTTGTGGCTCCTCCAGCCACGCCTACTATAGACTTGCGTGGGATAAAGACAGGCTGTATTAGATACAGTACTTCAGCATGAATGTTGAATTTATGATGAATAAACACTCCTCTAATGTTTGTTTAGTAAAACACCTTGAATATTCCAGCGATGCACACGATCAGAGTGAAGAACGGAGGAAAATGAGGCGCTGCGATCTCCATAAACATCGCTAGGTCATTCAGGATGTCGGCGAAAAGCCTGAGACAGATTTAACAGCATAGCTTATGAGCGATCCAGTCAAAATATTCCACTGTGAACTCAACTAAATCAACGAGAATATTATGAGAGGTAATATgagaatattttattttatgctgAAGTTCAGTTTTGATATGATGATGAACAGAACGCTTTTTTGAGTATATCAGTCCTTTATATGGAGTGCGGTGAGTACTGAATATTAATCACTGTACTGGATGAAATAGTATTTGGacagctgtttttaaaatacTGTCACTTCTGTAGTATTTAGTCCACCCCTAACTTTTACCTCCACTTTTTGGCTTCGGAATCCAACTTGCtcctaaaaaaaatacagttttcacacaaatcaaatcagtttgtaatgaaataataattaaataaaatatatatatacagataacaatatatacacataaaaatatgtaaaaaatagaAATTGGAAAGTTGTCAGCAATTTTGCAATGTAAGATAAGTAATGTAAACGTAAACAATCTACAATATCaaatttcttttaatttaattttctttATACAGTATATCATAAAAATCTCAAATCTCACCCTTTGAGCCAGGCGAAAAGAATTCTACCCAACATCCCCGTCCCATCTGAGAAAGACAGGAGAAGAACAGATTAATGAAAAGTAGAGATGTGTGATGATCTCAGAATCAGATCAATATAACAGATCATTTCCTTATTAAATATTGAGTATCAGACAGATTTGGATTAGATACGTGACGCTGATATGAGCTGATGTATTTACTGAGTGTTTAGGTGGGTCCAGGAGGGTTCAGTCCCAAATTCCACCGTTAAGAAACAGACATTAGCATCCCAGTTTATATATCAGtgcgcacgcgcacacacacacacacacacacaaacacacacacacacacacacactcacactcacactcacactcacactcacactcacacacacacctctgagtAACCAGGTAACTGTAGCTGCAGCAACCGTTGCTTCTTGATTTCCAACTCCAACACCCCTCAGTGAGGCCTGAGTAGCCAGAGTGCCAGAGAGGGAGCTGGAGAATGCCTTGTAGAGGGAAAAGGGAGAATTCATCCAGTCTTCCAGCCCGACCAAACACACATGTAAAGGAGCAGTGGCTGCATGGTTCCCCCAAATTACTGTATAgatcatacatacacacacacagtggttcGGCTCCTCCCCCAGTAAACGTATTGATCATGTTTATCATATATACATCCAGTGGTTCAGCTCTACCTCCAATGACTGTATAGGTCATATATATCAGCCCCCCCCGATTaatgtatagatcatatatacagtGGATCAGCCCCTCCCCAactgactgtatagatcatatataatcatatatacaTCCAGTGGTTCAGCTCATTCCCCAATTAATGTATAGATCacatatacagtcagtggttcagctcctcccccagtgactgtatatatcatatataatcatatatacaTCCAGTGGTTCAGCTCTTTCCCCAATTAATGTATAGAtcacatatatcatatatacagtcagtggttcagctcctcccccagtgGTTCAGGTAGTCTCCCCCATGCACACTAACCTGCAGCGTGTCCCACAGCTGATACTGCAGGTAatcctcactcacactctcaggATAACCCTGGGGCAGGAAAACGCTCTGCAGATAATGAAGGTGTGTTCATGTTAATGTGTGTGACACTACACACAGCCCTCATAATCAATAAAGGCATTAATCAGACGCATTTCTGCAGCAAACGACAGACTTTAAAAGCTGTTGTGATGGAGTGCCCTGGATTCTCCCCATCcttccccactctctctctcttcatcgcTCCATTTTTTAGCCGGTACCGCCATGTCTCCTGAGAGTCAAGGTGGGCAATAAAGCACAGATACATCATCACAATCCTTAAAGACATTTTAACGACAAAATATTTTTCATAAATTTTTCATAAACTTTAAATAAATTGAAATTACTTATATAATAACACTGCCATAAAACCCACTCCTACCTGAGAGCCAAACCTCTCGGTTGCAATCAGCCCTTCAGTGCCCTCCATCTGCCTCCACCTGCagtaaacaagtaaaaaaaaaaagacccaggTAAACATCCCGTCTGTCCCTATtaacagagtcattcagagtgagttCGGTGGGTCTGGTGtgacccagtcagagctgtggttctacagtggaggtgaagggaagcagacgtctgaagctctaataaaagctcctcacagaaagttcttcacctaatggtgatgaagacgctgcctgatgcctgagacacggttctaccagagttctgagaagagctcggctctagaacctgcttttagaatcagatcattaaaatggtggagggatacatgctgcagggtgtagtgcagctacagaaagtagtccctaaagaaaactgcattagttgagattctctattcactattttaccatcatcatcatcatcatcatcatcatcattccatataaaactcagaagactcgtgtacctgcactggtgggtttggataggagataaattatgggctgtatctgtgttgttgtagtcatggcgaccgacgcctgcttccattcacctccactgtacagagaacAGAgcgggtcagtttctctacagtgaagctcagtttcacaccgaACCGAACCACCgaaccctgactctgactgagctcCTCTCTAACAGTGAATTATGCAGAGAATCACTATATTATGAATAGTATAATATACTAATGTATACTATATgtattcattaatattttaattagtatatattttagattatataattatatatttatttctcaGCACATATTTCCAGGTTTCCAGAGATTTCCACAGTAAATATTAAAGATATAATATATTGGCATGCAGTCAGCCTATGCCAAAACATAAAGGCAACAGTATCATATACTAGCTACTACTTTTTTTGCATGTATTTTGAATCTGGCAACCCCCAAATGCAAAGCTGGTGCTTTATGTAGTCAAGGCTGGGTGAGGTACACTTATTAATGAACTAAATTTAACAACAGAAGCAgcaaataaactaaaatatggTGTAAAGCCTCAGGAAACTGCTCGCCTTTGCAGGCTGTTCTTTAAACCCTATAAACACATGCCTGCTCCCCATCCACCACCTGCGGACCCCCGCTAAACACGCCCACTCTCCGTTTGTCTGCCTGCAGGAGGGCGGTTTGTGCACCTCACCTTTAATAACTGACGCATTTTAATCAGAAGCTTGTGTTTAATGGTTGATTTTAGCTGCAGATGAATCGCTACAGACACTCACTCAccctcctgctgctcctgctgctcctgctgctcctgctgctcctgctgctcctgctgctgccgctTCCTCCAGTGTTTACTTCCACCGCCACGTCACCGACACGAAGCGCTCCGATTGGTCAATAGTAGGACCTGTACTGGAGGGTTGGACTTAGACCTGAGAAGCCAATCGTAGGGCGAGAAAGgccatttatttacatataatcTCTATTTgctgttaatattaatatcaaatatattttatgtagAACTGATACattcatttaataaattaaaatacattcaaacaaaaatatagaaaaaagaaaaagatgaacGATGAAGATGAAAGAGAGTGATTAATGAATcacatgtatatataaattaaaagtCTTCatcaatttatatattttttatatctttTAATTTACATATAATCTCTGATTTCTgttaacattaatataaaatataatttctgtAACATATTCTGtaatatattcaaataaattcaaattcattcaaataaacaaatcaataaattgttaaattaatattacatgtatatatatatatatatatatatatatatatagcaactTCTACTCACCAAAGGGGAATACTGACCATACAGGGTGTATTTcaatatgtatttataatattaggaattatatttattattatagtaaattatattatatattgcatTTATATATTAGGAATAGTATGGTGTTAAGGATCAGTATGCTGTTGAGGACTAGCATGGTGTTGAGGAATAGTATGCTGTTAAGAATTAGTATGCTGTTGAGGATTAGTATGGTGTTGAGGAATAGTATGGTGTTGATGATTAGTATGGTGTTAAGGATTAGTATGCTGTTGAGGAATAGTATGCTGTTGATGATTAGTATGCTGTTGAGGAATAGTATGGTGTTGAGGATTTGTATGCTGTTAAGGATTAGTATGGTGTTAAGGATTAGTATGGTGTTGAAAATTAGTATGGTGTTAAGGATTAGTATGGTGTTGAGGATTAGTATGGTGTTGAGGAATAGTATGGTGTTGAGGATTAGTATGGTGTTGAGGAATAGTATGGTGTTGATGATTAGTATGGTGTTGAGCATTAGTATGGTGTTAAGCATTAGTATGGTGTTGAGGAATAGTATGCTGTTGAGGAATAGTATGGTGTTGAGGATTAGTATGCTGTTGAAGATTAGTTATGGTGTTAAGGATTAGTATGATGTTGAAAATTAGTATGGTGTTGAGGAATAGTATGGTGTTGAGGAATAGTATGGTGTTAAAGATTAGTATGGTGTTGAGGATTACATTGGTCCAATGTACCTTACAGAGGTGCTGAGTGGATCCAGATGTGTCTTCATGTGTATTATGTATGTTAAACAAAGGTGGGCTAATTTTCACCCCGCATGATTCCATTTGGGCCAGATGACTGACGTCCCATATGGGAACTTGTCCAGGGCGAGAGAGTAGAGAGGCACAGAGAATtgtcagactctctctctctctctccacactgtacttctgacgggaataaaatgtttcatgattgcaactgaaagacgttggtcacgagtctccttccaagaacacctcaCTGATTTCTTTACACTGAAACTAACCAGCTGAATAACGCTTGCACTTCTAACTGCCTTTGCACTCAAAATGAGAGAGAGTAGCAGTTTGATCAGTAACTCAATAACAAACAGACCAGAAAGCGAAGTGAGGGACAGATTGGAATTTCCTGTGTCTGTAAGGAGCAGGAGAATGAGCCGTGGGCCGTACAGTGAGTGCAGCTCTTACTGTGACGCTGCCACAGGCTCCTTATTGAGGAACTGTCATTTGGAGGATGGAACTGCCCATATTACAACATATGTGTTGCAGGGTTTAGACCTCTAAAGTACAATACATACTAGTATATAgtttagtatagtgtagtataatatagtatagtatagtgtagtgtggtataatataatatagtatagcattgtatagtgtagtatagtgtagtatagtatagtgtagtgtagtatagtattgtatagtgtagtatagtatagtgtagtatagtatagtatagtatattattgtatagtgtagtatagtatagtgtagtattgcatagtgtagtattgtatagtgtagtatgatatagtatagtatagtgtagtattgcatagtgtagtattgtatagtgtagtatgatatagtatagtatagtgtagtattgtatagtattgtatagtatagtgtagtatagtatagtattgtatagtgtagtatagtatagtgtagtatagtattgtatagtgtagtgtagtatagtattgtatagtgtagtatagtatagtgtagtatagtatagtgtagtattgcatagtgtagtatagtatagtgtagtatagtattgtatagtatggtatagtatagtgaagtatagtatagtgtagtattgtatagtgtagtatagtgtagtatagtatagtgtagtatagtattgtatagtgtagtatagtatagtgtagtgtagtatagtatagtatagtgtagtgtagtatagtatagtattgtatagtgtagtatagtatagtgtagtattgcATAGTGTAGTATTGTATAGTGTGGTAtgatatagtatagtatagtgtagtattgtatagtgtagtatagtgtagtatagtatagtgtagtatagtattgtatggtgtagtatagtatagtgtagtgtagtatagtatagtatagtattgtatagtgtagtatagtgtagtgtagtatagtatagtgtagtatagtatagtatagtgtagtatagtattgtatagtgtagtatagtatagtgtagtatagtatagtgtagtatagtatagtgtaatgtagtatagtatagtattgtatagtgtagtatagtagtgtAGTATTgcatagtgtagtgtagtatagtatagtattgtatagtgtagtatagtatagtgtagaattgcatagtgtagtatagtatagtgtagtacagtgtagtattgtatagtgtagtatggtatagtatagtatagtatagtgaaGTATGGCATAGTATAGTATGGtattgtatagtatagtgtagtattgtatagtgtagtattgtgtagtgtagtatagtatagtgtagtatgatatagtatagtgtagtattgtatagtgtagtatggtatagtatagtattgtatagtgtagtatagtatagtatagtatggtattgtatagtatagtgtagtattgtatagtgtagtatagtatagtgtagtattgtATACTGTAATatggtatagtatagtgtagtatagtatagtgtagtattgtatagtgtagtattgtatagtgtagtatagtattgtATAGAATAGTATTGTATAGTGTAGTATGGTATTGCATAGTATCATATTGCAATTCTTCCTCCACTACTATAAATACTATACTAAACAACTACTAGGTACACTATACTACATATATTTTACTCTaccataaataaatgtttattgtgTTGATGGTACAGATGGTGTTGACGGTATTTATTGTGCTGATAATTCTGATAGAGCTGATGGTGTTTATTGTGTTGATGGTGCTGATGGTGTTGATCGTGCTGGTGGTATTTATTGTGTTGATGGTGTTTATTGTGTTAATGTTGCTGATGGTGTTGATGGTGCAGATGGTGTTGATGGTATTTATTGTGTTGATAAAGCTGATAGAGCTGATGGTGTTTATTGTGTTGATGGTGCAGATGGTGTTGATGGTATTTATTGTGTTGATAGAGCTGACAGAGCTGATGGTGTTTATTGTGTTGATGGTGTTGATGGTATTTATTGTGTTGATTGTGCATATGGTGTTGATGGTATTTATTGTGTTGATAGAGCTGACAGAGCTGATGGTGTTTATTGTGTTGATGGTGCAGATGGTGTTGATGGTATTTATTGTGTTGATTGTGCATATGGTGTTGATGGTATTTATTGTGTTGATAGAGCTGATGGTGTGGGTGGTATTTATTGTGTTGATAGAGCTGATGGTGTGGGTGGTATTTATTGTGTTGATTGTGCATATGGTGTTGATGGTATTTATTGTGTTGATAGAGCTGATGGTGTTGATGGTATTTACTGTGTTGATGGTGCAGATGGTGTTGATGGTATTTATTGTGTTGATAGAGCTGATGGTGTGGGTGGTATTTATTGTGTTGATAGAGCTGATGGTGTGGGTGGTATTTATTGTGTTGATAGAGCTGATGGTGTGGGTGGTATTTATTGTGTTGATAGAGCTGATGGTGTTGATGGTATTTATTGTGTTGATGGTATTTATTGTGCTGACAACGCAGATAGAGCTGATGGTGTTGATAGTGCTGATGGTGTTGATGGTGCCTACGGTGCAGATAGTGTTTTAGTCAGTTGTTACACTCCTGATCAGGTGGTCCAGTGGTTTtggatgcagtgtgtgtgtgtgtgtgtgtgtgtgtggttgtgtgtgtgtttaatggagTTGAAGGTGAATTCCAAAGGTAGGCCTGACGGGTAGTCTCGTCACAATTATCTCTCACTGAAACACACCCTGTAATTACATACcagttatgtgtgtgtttattattattattgtcattactAATGGTGatgtcaggtgtgtgtgtgtgtgtgtgtgttgagaaaTCACTGCTTCCTTGCTCAGCAGTCAGGAATGTAGACTGTACAGAGAATAGACGAAGGTGTGGGAGGGATACAGGAGTgggctgggagagagagagacagagacatagagacagagcgagagagagagggagagagagggaggggaggtgTTTCA
This genomic window contains:
- the rusf1 gene encoding RUS family member 1 isoform X2, which translates into the protein MEGTEGLIATERFGSQETWRYRLKNGAMKRERVGKDGENPGHSITTAFKSVFLPQGYPESVSEDYLQYQLWDTLQAFSSSLSGTLATQASLRGVGVGNQEATVAAATVTWLLRDGTGMLGRILFAWLKGSKLDSEAKKWRLFADILNDLAMFMEIAAPHFPPFFTLIVCIAGIFKSIVGVAGGATRAALTVHQARRNNMADISAKDGSQETLVNLAGLLVSLVLIPLVTDNPMLTFVLFFLFTALHLFANYKAVRSVVMETLNEARLSIILHQYLLDGRILSPAEANQREPVFLEFKRKVTIRLGARLGDFIKDPQELQLALKNNTKAYLIGVQDGSVYVCLGADASVRDEIMAACQAVCISAVLHTPQRDGVLTELCKTRDRWELVSKSQKLVERIFQPFLTGLEQAKWQTDRTLLDWDEWRVDWRKKSS
- the rusf1 gene encoding RUS family member 1 isoform X1 yields the protein MEAGVGRHDYNNTDTAHNLSPIQTHQCRWRQMEGTEGLIATERFGSQETWRYRLKNGAMKRERVGKDGENPGHSITTAFKSVFLPQGYPESVSEDYLQYQLWDTLQAFSSSLSGTLATQASLRGVGVGNQEATVAAATVTWLLRDGTGMLGRILFAWLKGSKLDSEAKKWRLFADILNDLAMFMEIAAPHFPPFFTLIVCIAGIFKSIVGVAGGATRAALTVHQARRNNMADISAKDGSQETLVNLAGLLVSLVLIPLVTDNPMLTFVLFFLFTALHLFANYKAVRSVVMETLNEARLSIILHQYLLDGRILSPAEANQREPVFLEFKRKVTIRLGARLGDFIKDPQELQLALKNNTKAYLIGVQDGSVYVCLGADASVRDEIMAACQAVCISAVLHTPQRDGVLTELCKTRDRWELVSKSQKLVERIFQPFLTGLEQAKWQTDRTLLDWDEWRVDWRKKSS